A DNA window from Actinomadura coerulea contains the following coding sequences:
- a CDS encoding helix-turn-helix transcriptional regulator, with amino-acid sequence MTSPAAAPAARRGGAGPRRRTELAAFLRSRRERITPEDVGMPPGPRRRTPGLRREEVAQLAGVGVTWYTWLEQGRPINASTQVLDAVARTLRLDGAEREHLYRLADVPDAAVDGSAETLPEDVQGVLDALVPLPAAVVNARSDILAWNAAYAAIFPHLVSARPCDRNTLWKMFTLPPCCNPVVNLEEAAPDHVAVFRHRYSRHLDEPGWKDLVRRLQEASPLFAQLWASHDVALPGPSAKVFRHRAVGEIRTRTTSMDITASPNARLVVYTPADEESRDRIGRLLADPGAAATDHRH; translated from the coding sequence ATGACGAGTCCGGCCGCCGCGCCCGCCGCCCGCAGGGGCGGTGCGGGTCCGCGCCGCCGCACGGAGCTGGCGGCGTTCCTGCGCAGCCGGCGCGAGCGGATCACCCCCGAGGACGTGGGAATGCCGCCGGGCCCGCGGCGCCGCACACCCGGCCTGCGCCGCGAGGAGGTCGCCCAGCTCGCCGGGGTCGGCGTCACCTGGTACACGTGGCTGGAGCAGGGCCGCCCGATCAACGCCAGCACCCAGGTGCTGGACGCGGTGGCGCGCACCCTGCGGCTGGACGGCGCCGAGCGCGAGCACCTGTACCGGCTGGCCGACGTCCCGGACGCCGCGGTCGACGGAAGTGCCGAGACCCTCCCCGAGGACGTCCAGGGGGTCCTGGACGCGCTCGTGCCGCTGCCCGCGGCCGTGGTCAACGCCCGTTCCGACATCCTGGCCTGGAACGCCGCCTACGCCGCGATCTTCCCGCACCTCGTGAGCGCCCGGCCGTGCGACCGCAACACGCTGTGGAAGATGTTCACGCTGCCGCCGTGCTGCAACCCGGTCGTGAACCTGGAGGAGGCGGCGCCCGACCACGTCGCCGTCTTCCGGCACCGGTACAGCAGGCATCTGGACGAACCGGGCTGGAAGGACCTCGTCCGGCGCCTGCAGGAGGCCAGTCCCCTCTTCGCCCAGCTGTGGGCGTCCCACGACGTGGCGCTGCCGGGGCCGAGCGCCAAGGTCTTCCGGCACCGCGCCGTCGGCGAGATCCGCACCCGCACCACGAGCATGGACATCACCGCGTCCCCGAACGCGCGGCTCGTCGTCTACACGCCGGCCGACGAGGAGAGCCGCGACCGGATCGGCCGGCTGCTCGCCGACCCCGGGGCGGCGGCCACCGACCACCGGCACTGA
- the paaZ gene encoding phenylacetic acid degradation bifunctional protein PaaZ, which translates to MDKEVPVVVLRSYVSGSWRAPDDEGAPLHDAVTGEEVARISSAGVDMGAALEYGRSVGGPVLRELTFHQRAALLKALASHLREHREELYALSARTGATLNDSKFDVDGGIGVLFAYSSKGKRELPNDTVLVEGDVEPLGKGGTFVGQHLCTPSRGVAVQINAFNFPVWGPLEKLAPAFLAGVPSLIKPASQTAYLTARLVELVVEAGILPEGSVQMVCGEPRDLLDHLTEQDIVGFTGSASTARLLRTHPVIVGNAVRFNAEADSLNCSVLGPDAVPGTKEFDLYVRQLATEMTVKAGQKCTAIRRALVPAALIDDVAEAVRERLAKVTVGNPSDPSVRMGALATLDQREEVRRSLKALMDAGRVVFGDPERVEVVGADAERGAFVSPVLLRADDAGRAEPHEVEAFGPVSTLMPYEGAEQAVELAARGRGSLVGSVVTGDPDFAREVVLGAAPWHGRLLVLNAEDAKESTGHGSPLPALVHGGPGRAGGGEEMGGIRGVVHHMRRTAVQAGPAMLTSITGRWVPGTDRTVTDVHPFRKHLEDLRVGDTAVGGPRVVTLGDVEHFAEFTGDTFYAHTDEEAARANPFFGGRVAHGYLVVSFAAGLFVEPAPGPVLANYGLENLRFLTPVKPGDELTVTLTAKQITPREGADYGEVRWDTDVTNQEGASVAKYDVLTLVAKRPRHD; encoded by the coding sequence ATGGACAAGGAGGTCCCAGTGGTCGTGCTGCGCAGTTATGTGTCGGGTTCTTGGCGTGCTCCGGACGACGAGGGGGCGCCGTTGCACGACGCCGTCACGGGGGAGGAGGTCGCCCGGATCTCCTCCGCGGGGGTCGACATGGGCGCCGCCCTGGAGTACGGGCGGTCGGTCGGGGGCCCGGTGCTGAGGGAACTGACGTTCCACCAGCGCGCGGCCCTGCTGAAGGCGCTCGCGTCCCACCTGCGGGAGCACCGCGAGGAGTTGTACGCCCTGTCGGCCAGGACGGGCGCGACACTGAACGATTCGAAGTTCGACGTGGACGGCGGCATCGGCGTCCTGTTCGCCTACTCGAGCAAGGGCAAGCGGGAGCTGCCGAACGACACCGTGCTGGTCGAGGGCGACGTGGAGCCGCTCGGCAAGGGCGGGACGTTCGTCGGGCAGCACCTGTGCACGCCGTCGCGCGGCGTCGCGGTGCAGATCAACGCGTTCAACTTCCCGGTGTGGGGCCCGCTGGAGAAGCTCGCGCCCGCGTTCCTCGCCGGGGTGCCGAGCCTGATCAAGCCGGCGAGCCAGACCGCCTACCTGACCGCCCGGCTGGTCGAGCTGGTCGTCGAGGCCGGGATCCTGCCCGAGGGCTCGGTGCAGATGGTCTGCGGCGAGCCGCGCGACCTCCTCGACCACCTCACCGAGCAGGACATCGTCGGGTTCACCGGGTCGGCGTCCACGGCCCGGCTCCTGCGCACCCACCCCGTCATCGTGGGGAACGCGGTGCGGTTCAACGCCGAGGCCGACTCGCTGAACTGCTCCGTCCTCGGGCCGGACGCGGTGCCCGGCACGAAGGAGTTCGACCTGTACGTCCGGCAGCTCGCCACGGAGATGACCGTGAAGGCGGGCCAGAAGTGCACGGCGATCCGCCGGGCGCTCGTCCCCGCCGCGCTGATCGACGACGTCGCCGAGGCCGTCCGGGAGCGGCTGGCGAAGGTCACGGTCGGGAACCCGTCCGACCCGTCCGTGCGGATGGGCGCCCTCGCCACGCTCGACCAGCGCGAGGAGGTGCGGCGCTCCCTGAAGGCCCTCATGGACGCCGGCCGCGTCGTGTTCGGCGACCCCGAGCGGGTCGAGGTCGTGGGCGCGGACGCCGAGCGCGGCGCGTTCGTCTCCCCGGTCCTGCTGCGCGCCGACGACGCCGGCCGCGCCGAGCCGCACGAGGTCGAGGCGTTCGGCCCGGTCAGCACCCTGATGCCGTACGAGGGCGCCGAGCAGGCGGTCGAGCTGGCCGCGCGCGGGCGCGGCAGCCTCGTCGGCTCGGTCGTGACCGGCGACCCGGACTTCGCCCGGGAGGTCGTGCTCGGCGCCGCGCCGTGGCACGGGCGGCTGCTCGTGCTGAACGCCGAGGACGCCAAGGAGTCGACCGGGCACGGCTCGCCGCTGCCCGCGCTCGTCCACGGCGGCCCCGGGCGCGCCGGAGGCGGCGAGGAGATGGGCGGGATCCGCGGGGTGGTGCACCACATGCGGCGCACCGCCGTCCAGGCCGGGCCAGCGATGCTCACCTCGATCACCGGGCGCTGGGTCCCCGGCACCGACCGGACCGTCACCGACGTCCACCCGTTCCGCAAGCACCTGGAGGACCTGCGCGTCGGCGACACCGCCGTCGGCGGCCCCCGCGTCGTCACCCTCGGCGACGTGGAGCACTTCGCCGAGTTCACCGGCGACACCTTCTACGCCCACACCGACGAGGAGGCCGCCAGGGCGAACCCGTTCTTCGGCGGGCGCGTCGCGCACGGCTACCTCGTCGTGTCGTTCGCGGCCGGGCTGTTCGTGGAGCCGGCCCCCGGGCCCGTCCTGGCGAACTACGGCCTGGAGAACCTCCGGTTCCTCACGCCCGTCAAGCCGGGCGACGAGCTGACCGTCACCCTGACGGCCAAGCAGATCACGCCGCGCGAGGGCGCCGACTACGGCGAGGTCCGCTGGGACACCGACGTCACGAACCAGGAGGGCGCCTCGGTCGCCAAGTACGACGTCCTGACGCTGGTGGCCAAGCGCCCGCGGCACGACTGA
- a CDS encoding Glu/Leu/Phe/Val family dehydrogenase, whose product MSDVLALMDEWGPERVVCVSDARTGMRGVLVIDNTARGMGKGGMRMSPSVTVAEVARLARVMTYKWAGVDLFFGGAKAGIAADPGSPDREAVLRAFVRALSQEIPHRYVAGLDMGLSERDAAIVQDELDDRGAAVGTPHVLGGMPYDELGVTGFGVAEAADAAARHAGMSLRGARVAVQGFGAVGHAAARRLHELGAAVVAVSTVHGALHDPDGLDVGRLLALRAEAGDAAVREYGGRLLAPGAELSVPADVLVPAATQDVIDERAAADVRAAIVVEGANLPTGREAQRVLAERGVTVVPDLVANAGGVVAAGFAMDARYSAFRPDPDAVFAAVSAKMRDNTARVLDAARAQGATTHEAAVALAQERVRAAMELKGRWRRRPRSERPGPPR is encoded by the coding sequence GTGTCTGACGTGCTCGCGCTGATGGACGAGTGGGGCCCCGAGCGGGTCGTGTGCGTCTCCGACGCCCGGACCGGGATGCGGGGCGTGCTCGTCATCGACAACACCGCCCGCGGCATGGGCAAGGGCGGCATGCGGATGAGCCCGTCGGTGACGGTCGCGGAGGTGGCGCGGCTCGCCCGGGTGATGACCTACAAGTGGGCGGGCGTCGACCTGTTCTTCGGCGGCGCGAAGGCGGGGATCGCCGCGGACCCGGGGTCGCCCGACCGGGAGGCGGTCCTGCGCGCGTTCGTGCGGGCGCTGTCGCAGGAGATCCCCCACCGGTACGTGGCGGGCCTCGACATGGGGCTTTCGGAGCGGGACGCGGCGATCGTCCAGGACGAGCTGGACGACCGCGGCGCGGCCGTCGGCACCCCGCACGTCCTCGGCGGCATGCCCTACGACGAGCTGGGCGTGACCGGCTTCGGGGTCGCGGAGGCGGCCGACGCCGCGGCCCGGCACGCCGGGATGTCCCTGCGGGGAGCGCGCGTCGCGGTGCAGGGGTTCGGGGCGGTCGGGCACGCGGCGGCGCGGCGCCTGCACGAGCTGGGCGCGGCGGTCGTCGCGGTCTCGACCGTGCACGGCGCGCTGCACGACCCGGACGGCCTGGACGTCGGGCGGCTCCTCGCCCTGCGCGCCGAGGCGGGCGACGCGGCGGTGCGGGAGTACGGCGGGCGGCTGCTGGCGCCCGGCGCGGAGCTGTCGGTCCCGGCCGACGTCCTCGTCCCGGCCGCGACGCAGGACGTCATCGACGAGCGGGCGGCCGCGGACGTCCGGGCGGCGATCGTGGTGGAGGGCGCGAACCTGCCCACCGGCAGGGAGGCGCAGCGCGTCCTCGCCGAGCGAGGCGTGACGGTGGTGCCGGACCTCGTCGCCAACGCGGGCGGCGTCGTCGCGGCGGGGTTCGCGATGGACGCCCGCTACTCGGCGTTCCGCCCCGACCCGGACGCGGTGTTCGCCGCGGTCTCGGCGAAGATGCGCGACAACACCGCCCGGGTCCTCGACGCCGCCAGGGCGCAGGGCGCGACGACGCACGAGGCCGCCGTCGCGCTCGCGCAGGAGCGCGTCCGCGCCGCGATGGAGCTCAAGGGCCGGTGGCGCCGCCGACCTCGCTCTGAACGCCCCGGGCCGCCTCGATGA
- a CDS encoding aldehyde dehydrogenase family protein: protein MLSSVIGGARIPAGPRSYRSTDPSRTSETVAEVSLADAGDLVRACRAAREAQAAWRDVPAPVRGQAVAAVGRLVEANKAALAATVTREVGKPRAEALGEVQEIADTCAFFLGEGRRLYGQTVPSEMPDKQLFTFRDPVGVVTVVTAGNFPVAVPSWYIVPALLCGNAVVWKPAEYAAACADALYELFAHAGLPDGVLNVVHADGAETFRGLERALDEGLVDKVGFTGSTEVGSRIGELCGRHIQTPCLELGGKNPMVIAEDADLPLAVEGALFSGFGTAGQRCTSLGTAIVHESVHGEFVRLLDEAARAAPVGDPAGDVLFGPLISERFADGFEKVLGWIGPGHTVHGSSATGRITAAAPREGFAGDPEAGLFYHPVIVDGVGPGDELFMNEAFGPIVGVAAYRTLDEAIALANAPGYGLSASIYTADPAKVFAFRRHISAGMVSVNNSTSGAEAHLPFGGNGRSGNGSRQSGMWVLDQFTRWQSMNWDTSGRLQKAQMDVLEIAPDLGFRL from the coding sequence GTGCTCTCCTCCGTCATCGGCGGCGCCCGGATCCCGGCGGGGCCGCGCTCGTACCGTTCCACCGACCCGTCCCGCACGTCCGAGACGGTCGCGGAGGTGTCCCTCGCGGACGCCGGCGACCTGGTGCGCGCCTGCCGGGCCGCCCGCGAGGCGCAGGCCGCCTGGCGCGACGTGCCGGCACCCGTCCGCGGGCAGGCGGTCGCCGCGGTCGGCCGCCTCGTCGAGGCCAACAAGGCGGCCCTCGCCGCGACCGTCACCCGGGAGGTCGGCAAGCCCCGCGCCGAGGCCCTCGGCGAGGTCCAGGAGATCGCCGACACCTGCGCGTTCTTCCTCGGGGAGGGGCGGCGCCTGTACGGGCAGACCGTCCCGTCCGAGATGCCCGACAAGCAGCTGTTCACCTTCCGGGACCCGGTCGGCGTCGTCACCGTCGTCACGGCCGGCAACTTCCCCGTCGCGGTGCCGTCCTGGTACATCGTCCCGGCGCTGCTGTGCGGGAACGCGGTGGTGTGGAAGCCCGCCGAGTACGCGGCGGCCTGCGCCGACGCTCTCTACGAGCTGTTCGCGCACGCGGGGCTGCCGGACGGCGTCCTCAACGTGGTCCACGCCGACGGCGCCGAGACCTTCCGCGGCCTGGAGCGGGCGCTGGACGAGGGGCTCGTCGACAAGGTCGGCTTCACCGGCTCCACGGAGGTCGGGTCGCGCATCGGGGAGCTGTGCGGCCGCCACATCCAGACGCCGTGCCTGGAGCTCGGCGGCAAGAACCCGATGGTCATCGCCGAGGACGCCGACCTGCCGCTCGCCGTCGAGGGCGCCCTGTTCTCGGGGTTCGGGACGGCCGGGCAGCGCTGCACCTCCCTCGGGACCGCGATCGTCCACGAGTCGGTGCACGGCGAGTTCGTGCGGCTGCTGGACGAGGCGGCGCGCGCCGCGCCCGTCGGCGACCCGGCGGGCGACGTGCTGTTCGGGCCGCTGATCAGCGAGCGGTTCGCGGACGGCTTCGAGAAGGTCCTCGGCTGGATCGGGCCGGGACACACCGTGCACGGCTCGTCGGCCACCGGGCGGATCACGGCGGCCGCGCCGCGCGAGGGCTTCGCCGGAGACCCGGAGGCGGGGCTGTTCTACCACCCGGTCATCGTCGACGGGGTGGGGCCCGGCGACGAGCTGTTCATGAACGAGGCGTTCGGGCCGATCGTCGGCGTCGCCGCCTACCGGACCCTGGACGAGGCGATCGCCCTCGCCAACGCCCCCGGCTACGGCCTGTCCGCCTCGATCTACACCGCCGACCCGGCGAAGGTGTTCGCGTTCCGGCGGCATATCTCGGCCGGGATGGTGAGCGTCAACAACTCCACCTCGGGCGCGGAGGCGCACCTGCCGTTCGGCGGGAACGGGCGCTCGGGCAACGGGAGCCGCCAGTCGGGCATGTGGGTGCTCGACCAGTTCACCCGCTGGCAGTCGATGAACTGGGACACCTCCGGGCGGCTGCAGAAGGCGCAGATGGACGTCCTGGAGATCGCCCCCGACCTCGGCTTCCGGCTGTAG
- a CDS encoding thiamine pyrophosphate-dependent enzyme gives MPEPADVHFLETAATLVPSSPPASAGGLSGERCLELFDAQLGSRHLDLAARRLQARGHGFYTIGSSGHEGNAAVAGVLRPDDPALLHYRSGAFFLERARQVPGQDPLRDVLLGLVAAAEEPIAGGRHKVFGSRPLNVIPQTSTIASHLPRALGVAFAIERAARLGLESPWPRDAVTVCSFGDASANHSTATGAVNAAVNCGYQGLPLPLLLVCEDNGIGISVRTPPGWIRAAYGSRPGLAYFHADGCDLADAHAAAARAAGWVRERRRPAFLHLRTVRLMGHAGSDVESSYRTPAEMASDLERDPLLRTARLLVDLGVATARDIARLYEAKRAEVTALAEEVADAPRLASAAQVMTPLRFRCTGPGGGARAPEGEPVTLAQAVNRTLGDLLDERPGMLVFGEDVARKGGVYGVTRGLMRRAGAARVFDTILDEQSILGLALGFGTAGMLPVPEIQYLAYLHNAADQIRGEAATLPFFSSGRYRNPMVVRIAGYAYQKGFGGHFHNDNAVAALRDIPGLVIASPARPDDAAGMLRACADAAEREGRVCAMLEPIALYHARDLHEDGDGGWLAPAGGTVPIGRARTYGDGGDLTVVTFANGLRMSLRAVRRLEAAGVRCRVLDLRWLAPLPVEDLLREARATGAVLVADETRRTGGVSEGVLTALADAGFPGRAARVTSEDSFIPLGDAAHHVLLSEAAIEDAARRLLTSRR, from the coding sequence ATGCCCGAGCCCGCCGACGTCCACTTCCTCGAGACGGCCGCGACCCTGGTGCCGTCGAGCCCGCCCGCCTCTGCGGGCGGGCTCTCCGGCGAGCGCTGCCTGGAGCTGTTCGACGCGCAGCTCGGCAGCCGGCACCTGGACCTCGCCGCCCGCCGCCTCCAGGCGCGGGGCCACGGCTTCTACACGATCGGCTCGTCCGGCCACGAGGGGAACGCGGCCGTCGCGGGCGTCCTGCGCCCGGACGACCCGGCGCTCCTGCACTACCGGTCGGGCGCGTTCTTCCTGGAGCGGGCGCGCCAGGTCCCCGGGCAGGATCCGCTCCGCGACGTCCTGCTCGGGCTGGTCGCCGCCGCCGAGGAACCGATCGCCGGCGGACGGCACAAGGTGTTCGGAAGCCGCCCGCTGAACGTGATCCCGCAGACCTCCACCATCGCCTCGCACCTCCCGCGCGCGCTCGGCGTGGCCTTCGCGATCGAACGCGCCGCCCGGCTCGGCCTGGAATCGCCGTGGCCGCGCGACGCCGTCACCGTGTGCAGCTTCGGGGACGCCTCAGCCAACCACTCCACCGCCACCGGCGCCGTCAACGCCGCCGTCAACTGCGGCTACCAGGGCCTTCCCCTGCCGCTCCTGCTCGTCTGCGAGGACAACGGGATCGGCATCAGCGTCCGCACGCCGCCCGGCTGGATCCGCGCCGCCTACGGCTCGCGCCCCGGCCTCGCCTACTTCCACGCGGACGGCTGCGACCTCGCCGACGCCCACGCCGCGGCGGCGCGGGCGGCCGGCTGGGTCCGCGAGCGCCGCCGTCCCGCCTTCCTGCACCTGCGCACCGTCCGCCTGATGGGCCATGCCGGCTCCGACGTCGAGTCGTCGTACCGGACCCCCGCCGAGATGGCCTCCGACCTGGAGCGCGACCCGCTCCTGCGGACAGCGCGCCTCCTCGTCGACCTCGGAGTCGCGACCGCGCGGGACATCGCCCGCCTCTACGAGGCCAAGCGCGCGGAGGTCACGGCGCTGGCCGAGGAGGTCGCGGACGCCCCGCGCCTGGCGTCCGCCGCGCAGGTCATGACGCCGCTCCGGTTTCGGTGCACCGGCCCGGGCGGGGGAGCGCGGGCCCCGGAGGGTGAGCCGGTCACGCTGGCGCAGGCGGTCAACCGGACGCTCGGCGACCTGCTGGACGAGCGCCCCGGAATGCTCGTCTTCGGCGAGGACGTGGCGCGCAAGGGCGGCGTCTACGGGGTCACGCGCGGGCTGATGAGGCGGGCGGGGGCGGCGCGGGTCTTCGACACGATCCTGGACGAGCAGTCGATCCTCGGACTCGCGCTCGGGTTCGGGACCGCCGGGATGCTGCCCGTCCCGGAGATCCAGTACCTGGCCTACCTGCACAACGCCGCCGACCAGATCCGCGGCGAGGCGGCGACGCTGCCGTTCTTCTCCTCAGGGCGGTACCGCAACCCGATGGTCGTGCGCATCGCGGGCTACGCCTACCAGAAGGGGTTCGGCGGCCACTTCCACAACGACAACGCCGTCGCAGCCCTGCGCGACATCCCGGGGCTCGTCATCGCGTCACCGGCCCGGCCCGACGACGCCGCGGGGATGCTGCGCGCCTGCGCGGACGCCGCCGAGCGCGAGGGCCGCGTGTGCGCGATGCTGGAGCCGATCGCGCTGTACCACGCCCGCGACCTGCACGAGGACGGCGACGGCGGGTGGCTGGCCCCGGCCGGCGGGACGGTCCCGATCGGCCGCGCCCGCACCTACGGGGACGGCGGCGACCTCACCGTCGTCACCTTCGCCAACGGCCTGCGGATGAGCCTGCGGGCGGTCCGCCGCCTGGAGGCCGCGGGCGTCCGGTGCCGGGTGCTCGACCTGCGCTGGCTGGCCCCGCTCCCGGTCGAGGACCTGCTGCGCGAGGCCCGCGCCACCGGGGCCGTCCTGGTCGCGGACGAGACGCGCCGCACCGGGGGCGTCTCGGAGGGCGTCCTGACCGCGCTCGCCGACGCCGGCTTCCCGGGGCGGGCGGCCAGGGTCACGAGCGAGGACAGCTTCATCCCCCTGGGAGACGCCGCCCACCACGTCCTGCTGTCGGAGGCCGCGATCGAGGACGCGGCCCGCAGGCTGCTCACGTCGCGTCGATGA
- a CDS encoding YbhB/YbcL family Raf kinase inhibitor-like protein: MTLRSAAFGDHTLMPSDYSHDSGDLSPPLEWSPAPEQVVELALACEDPDAPSGTFAHWLLAGIDPVTTGLDAGELPTGAVLGRNDYGSEGYGGPKPPAGDDPHRYFFRLYGLAEPSGLRDGFTAEDLRAAVEDKIVAAGTLVGTYAR, translated from the coding sequence ATGACGCTGAGGAGCGCCGCGTTCGGCGACCACACGCTCATGCCGTCGGACTACTCCCACGACAGCGGGGACCTCTCGCCCCCGCTGGAGTGGTCGCCCGCGCCCGAGCAGGTCGTGGAGCTGGCGCTGGCGTGCGAGGACCCCGACGCCCCGTCCGGCACGTTCGCGCACTGGCTGCTCGCCGGCATCGACCCGGTGACCACCGGCCTGGACGCCGGGGAGCTGCCGACCGGCGCCGTCCTCGGGCGCAACGACTACGGGTCCGAGGGCTACGGCGGGCCGAAGCCCCCGGCGGGCGACGACCCGCACCGGTACTTCTTCCGGCTGTACGGGCTGGCGGAGCCGTCCGGGCTGCGCGACGGGTTCACCGCCGAGGACCTGCGCGCCGCCGTCGAGGACAAGATCGTCGCGGCGGGGACCCTCGTCGGCACCTACGCCAGGTGA
- the mgrA gene encoding L-glyceraldehyde 3-phosphate reductase → MTFVADSQRYERLPYRRCGRSGLKLPAISLGLWHNFGDDRPLDVQRAILRRAFDLGVTHFDLANNYGPPYGSAETNFGRVLREDLAPYRDEIIISTKAGYDMWPGPYGEWGSRKYLLASLDQSLRRMGVDYVDIFYSHRFDPETPLEETMGALDRAVRSGKALYAGISSYSPERTAEAAAILREMGTPLLIHQPSYSMLNRWIEGGLLDTLDREGAGCIAFSPLAQGMLTGKYLDGVPEGSRASRGTSLSTSLLTEDNLRHVRTLNRIAEGRGQSLAQMALAWSLRDGRVTSALIGASSVAQLEENLAALDRLDFTPDELAAIDRDAVEAGINIWAASSAA, encoded by the coding sequence ATGACCTTTGTGGCAGACAGTCAGCGATACGAGCGGCTCCCCTACCGGCGGTGCGGGCGGAGCGGGCTGAAGCTCCCGGCGATCTCGCTGGGCCTGTGGCACAACTTCGGCGACGACCGCCCCCTGGACGTCCAGCGGGCCATCCTGCGGCGCGCGTTCGACCTCGGCGTCACCCACTTCGACCTCGCCAACAACTACGGTCCGCCGTACGGGTCCGCGGAGACCAACTTCGGCCGCGTCCTGCGCGAGGACCTCGCCCCGTACCGGGACGAGATCATCATCTCGACCAAGGCCGGCTACGACATGTGGCCCGGCCCGTACGGCGAGTGGGGGTCGCGCAAGTACCTGCTCGCGAGCCTCGACCAGTCGCTGCGCCGGATGGGCGTCGACTACGTCGACATCTTCTACAGCCACCGCTTCGACCCGGAGACGCCGCTGGAGGAGACGATGGGGGCGCTGGACCGGGCCGTCCGGTCCGGCAAGGCCCTCTACGCCGGGATCTCGTCCTACTCCCCCGAGCGCACCGCCGAGGCGGCCGCGATCCTGCGGGAGATGGGCACCCCCCTGCTGATCCACCAGCCGTCCTACTCGATGCTCAACCGCTGGATCGAGGGCGGGCTGCTCGACACGCTCGACCGGGAGGGCGCCGGCTGCATCGCGTTCTCCCCGCTGGCGCAGGGGATGCTGACCGGCAAGTACCTCGACGGCGTCCCGGAGGGGTCCCGGGCGAGCAGGGGCACGTCGCTGTCCACGAGCCTGCTCACCGAGGACAACCTGCGGCACGTCCGGACGCTGAACCGGATCGCCGAGGGGCGCGGGCAGTCGCTCGCCCAGATGGCGCTGGCCTGGTCGCTGCGGGACGGCCGGGTGACCTCGGCGCTGATCGGCGCGAGCAGCGTCGCGCAGCTGGAGGAGAACCTCGCCGCCCTCGACCGGCTCGACTTCACCCCGGACGAGCTCGCCGCGATCGACCGGGACGCCGTCGAGGCGGGGATCAACATCTGGGCCGCCTCCAGCGCGGCCTGA
- a CDS encoding LysR family transcriptional regulator codes for MISPLHIQTVREVVRTGSFADAARNLGYTASAVSQQIAALERACGLVLFERRARSVRPTSAAFLLVSKGNDVLSALDTLERELRTVASGERGALQLGSFPTASARILPRVLAELSRVRPGIDITLAEGEPDELLPELLDGDLDLQLAYRYDLFPRTWPDQIVETPVMDENLVLCVPRDHPLAGGRTVRLPDLRSETWIASRPESAGAQALLRLCGTAGFVPDIAFRSNDYAVVCGLVGCGLGIALVPALGCVPAPGLRTLRLSRRSPRRHVTVLRRATNTNPLVKDAMRGLIEAARGVQSEVGGATGP; via the coding sequence ATGATCAGTCCCCTCCACATCCAGACCGTGCGCGAGGTCGTCCGCACCGGCTCGTTCGCGGACGCGGCCCGCAACCTCGGATACACCGCGTCCGCCGTCTCCCAGCAGATCGCCGCGCTGGAGCGCGCCTGCGGCCTGGTGCTGTTCGAGCGCCGGGCGCGCAGCGTGCGCCCGACCAGCGCCGCGTTCCTGCTGGTCAGCAAGGGCAACGACGTGCTGTCGGCCCTCGACACGCTGGAGCGGGAGCTGCGCACGGTCGCCAGCGGCGAGCGCGGCGCCCTGCAGCTCGGCAGCTTCCCGACCGCCAGCGCCCGGATCCTGCCGCGGGTGCTGGCGGAGCTGTCGCGGGTCCGGCCCGGCATCGACATCACGCTGGCCGAGGGCGAGCCGGACGAGCTGCTGCCCGAACTGCTCGACGGCGACCTCGACCTCCAACTCGCGTACCGGTACGACCTGTTCCCGCGCACCTGGCCCGACCAGATCGTGGAGACGCCGGTGATGGACGAGAACCTGGTGCTGTGCGTCCCGCGGGACCACCCGCTCGCCGGGGGGCGCACCGTCCGGCTGCCGGACCTGCGGTCGGAGACGTGGATCGCGAGCCGCCCCGAGAGCGCCGGCGCGCAGGCGCTGCTGAGGCTGTGCGGCACCGCCGGGTTCGTCCCCGACATCGCGTTCCGCAGCAACGACTACGCCGTGGTGTGCGGGCTGGTCGGATGCGGCCTCGGCATCGCGCTCGTCCCGGCGCTCGGCTGCGTCCCCGCGCCCGGGCTGAGGACGCTGCGGCTCAGCCGCCGCAGCCCGCGGCGGCACGTCACCGTGCTGCGCCGCGCCACCAACACCAACCCGCTCGTCAAGGACGCCATGCGCGGCCTCATCGAGGCGGCCCGGGGCGTTCAGAGCGAGGTCGGCGGCGCCACCGGCCCTTGA
- a CDS encoding DUF6343 family protein, giving the protein MDGDEPERNEPDRSEPDRSEADRSEHRRPDIGRGDPGWHGPGSHGPYPHEQPRGDEPLTARSPLLLRAVLSAIALVGAVAAAIVFAVSASGGGSSTAAGICAAVAVIAAVDLVVIARRARH; this is encoded by the coding sequence GTGGACGGCGACGAGCCCGAACGGAACGAGCCGGACCGGAGCGAGCCCGACCGGAGCGAGGCCGACCGGAGTGAGCACCGGCGGCCCGACATCGGCCGGGGCGATCCCGGTTGGCACGGTCCCGGGTCGCACGGGCCGTACCCGCACGAGCAGCCGCGCGGGGACGAGCCGCTGACCGCGCGCAGCCCGCTGCTGCTGCGCGCGGTCCTGTCCGCGATCGCGCTGGTCGGCGCGGTGGCCGCCGCGATCGTGTTCGCGGTGAGCGCCTCCGGCGGCGGCTCCTCCACCGCGGCCGGCATCTGCGCGGCGGTCGCCGTCATCGCCGCCGTCGACCTCGTGGTGATCGCGCGGCGCGCCCGCCACTGA